In the Gossypium arboreum isolate Shixiya-1 chromosome 10, ASM2569848v2, whole genome shotgun sequence genome, one interval contains:
- the LOC108487979 gene encoding uncharacterized protein LOC108487979, whose product MSCPFYLKIQIALTQRNSQLRAVPQLFFHNMPCLEVLDVGVTEIIELPAKIAELDSLSHLEVSFYGSSTDSKHAKLPSQLFSTLEALETLGISVCPGDIWWHKSVESLIKEFVPSLEELLVDDCEAADEEITESCCISLKSLTLGCFPELVHIVEGAQTKVLFEYITVYDYPQLKQIESAIGSDFEAIFKEVEE is encoded by the exons ATGAGCTGTCCATTCTACCTGAAAATCCAAATTGCCCTGACCCAAAGGAACTCTCAGCTTAGAGCGGTACCTCAACTTTTCTTTCACAATATGCCTTGCCTTGAAG TACTGGATGTTGGAGTCACGGAGATCATTGAATTACCTGCAAAGATTGCAGAGCTAGACTCTCTAAGCCACTTGGAAGTATCCTTTTATGGATCTAGCACCGATAGTAAGCATGCTAAGCTGCCAAGCCAATTGTTTTCCACACTTGAAGCATTGGAAACACTCGGCATCAGTGTGTGCCCAGGAGATATTTGGTGGCACAAGAGTGTTGAGTCTTTAATCAAGGAA TTCGTTCCTAGCTTGGAAGAGTTGCTGGTTGATGACTGCGAAGCTGCAGATGAGGAAATCACCGAATCTTGTTGCATTTCACTTAAGAGTTTAACACTTGGTTGTTTTCCTGAATTGGTTCATATTGTGGAAGGTGCGCAGACTAAGGTCTTGTTTGAATACATTACCGTCTATGACTACCCTCAGTTGAAGCAGATTGAAAGTGCAATAGGCTCAGATTTTGAAGCCATCTTCAAGGAAGTGGAAGAGTGA